The region TCTCGGTCTTGGGGACTCTGCGCGTTGTGAAAAGTCGGGCTAAAAACCGGTTGGGTTTATTGGTCAGTATTAGTTCTATTGCTGCTCTAAATCAGACTCTAAATGCATTCTTGTCACAAGTTGATGTTCCTGAAAGTGTGTACAGATATGCAACATTTATGCGATATGATCTAAATGCAGAACAGGAAATAACAGCTGTGTTCTCTTCATTGAAATACGCACTTTTGCTACATTTATTCCATCATCGATTTTTACAAGCGTGTTTCTTGCAAAGTGATGCACTAATGCAAGGGTAATATAAAATAATTGTCAAGCGGTTGAAATATGGCCGGAAATCAGTACACAATGTCAAGATAATGCGATATCATCGAAGAGCAAAATCTTTCCAGACATGTGGATAATTCATGCCTTCCCCATCCATCAAGCCGTGTACATAACATTCGCCCTTAAAGTGGTAAGCATCTCCAACTTCCCGCAAGACGAAAGGCACCTGTCCACCATGAAGAAGACAAATTTGGTCTCCGCTAGTAACATCAAATCGAACCAAACCCAGAAATCCCTTCTCCGAGATAAATAATTGTCGGCTATGTACCGCCAGCCCCATGGTCGAAACTAAGTCGAAAGGTTCCTCAGTATCGTCTAATGCTCTTGGAAGTGGCCATTCCGCCGAAATGCCCCGAACCCAGCGTCCCTCTATTTGCGTTAAATCTGCTGCAATGGTATGAAGAAAAGCATCGTGCAACAAGCCAGGTGGCATGTTAGTGGTTTCATATTGAGCCATTACCCATTCATGCCAAGACTGCATTGCAGTCAATATCAGCGAGGACGTAATCTCTGGGGCAAGAATAAAGACCCTGTCGAAGGTGCAACCACGGACATTCAATGTATTCGTACTTTCAATCAATCGGACGAAGGGTTCGAAGGAAGTTGTTGCTTTGTATAGCCTTTTAGATTGACTGTCTGCCGGCAGCTCGTACTTGGCAAAGGTAGTTGTTTCTGTCATTATTGTCCAATCGGGGGTCCAAGAAGGTAAAGGTGTTGATGGGATGACGTCCCGATCAATAGGTCTAGATGACCAGGATTCGACTGTCTGTATATACTTCTGGCAAAAGCCTAGGATGTTTAGGTCATTTTGTGACTTGATAACAGCGTACGCAAACCTCATGTATGCCACGTTAACGGGAATTGTGTAGTCCGGGTTTATAGTAGCGCTTTGTCTCCCtgttgtcaaggctgcaaaTGCAAAGATTTTGTCGCGAGGGTCTGATGCTTGGCTTGTCCGGAAATAGGTGAGGAGATTTAACACGTCGGGGTGATGGCCTGGTAGGCCTCGCTCCATTTTTAGTTGGTGTAGTGCCATGATCCTctgcaaagacaacaaaaCTGAACCGTCTTGATGTTGCAGGGGCAGTCCCAGAGTTTGATGTGCTAGGCAGTTTGCGGTGGCCACGAAAGCTACAAAGTCGGTAGTATCTCTGCCACACTTAACGAGCGTCCCATTCGCACATGTTGCTTCTTGAATAGTCCAAGTCCGGTACCACCAAGGTCGTTTGAGCAGCTTTGTTATGGCTACCAAAGCTCTGTCGTCAAAGTATTTTGGTATGGTGCGGTAGGGTTTTTGTTGCTGGATTCTCCTTCACGCTGCGCGGCGATCGATAGCGTGGATGAACTTCATGGCGTGGCTGCTGTCGTCGGCCTCCTCCCCTAGCCAAATGACAACCTTGTTTGACTTCATAAAAATTTCTGAGATTTGACGTACCTGTGACGCTTTCTCGCTATTGTCCTTCTGGTTTATACATATTGCGTCGACCCAGATTTAAACGACGTCCTGGTCATTTCGCAAATGATGCAGAGCCGTTAACAAGCTTTTGGTAACGGTGAAGGGGAGACTGTTCAGCGTAATAACGGCAACATCACCCGGTTCCCCCCACGTATAGGAAAGACAAGCATATGGAAGACTGTGACACAAAGAAGCTATTTCAATGGTGCATTCGATGTCGCTTGACGGTGGGCCTGGGAGGATGGATAGAAGTCGGATTTCTGACTTGGTTGGGTTTAAAGCTCTCTCGTAGCAATACCTCAACTGCGCCATGATAACCTGTTGTCGATGTGAATCTAGACGAAGACGACGCTGATTTCCTAGAATTCTTATATTTCAGGTTGAAAACAACGTTAACGTGGAGTGGCTCGAGTCCGACAAGAAATTTGGCTTTGTGATGGGTCGAAGCACAGGGACGAAGAGACGATACGACGGTCACAAAAGAACCTGCGAGAAGCGAAAAATGATTGATTGCAAAGAGCTAACTGGAGAATATgaaggaagatgagctgAAATGCAGTCCGTGTCTGTCGTTCTgtctgcctgcctgcctgccttgCTGAAGGGGCAGTGCAGAAGTCGTTGGTTGAGCAACATGATTTCTCGACGTAATCAGGCTTCGTTCTTTCAATATTGTAGTTGCAGAGCAAATCGAAGAGTGACGACAACAAATATTGCAAGTTGAATGAGGATATACAGAGCTGTAAAAGACCATGTTTTTCTAAGAGAATACGGGGTAGAAAAGACGGTGTTGTTGTCCACGGCACTCTGGCGCGAGACGATGGGAACTTGTTGACGCCACTGTCTGGTTGCTCAGGCTAAAAGCGGCGTcacccagccaagccagtGAATTCATCTTCACGGTGACTGGATAATCGGATATCGGAGAAACTCTTGCCGTCCCTCACAGCCTCTCAGCCCGTATGCAAGCAGTCCCCATGTCCAATAAGATCTGCTCTGTGACGTATTATGCAGGTACTTCGTATTTTTGTACACAGTTCGCCGCACAGGACCATCATGCTGATCCCTCCGTGACTGAAATGCTCTCATGCCAATTGGAAAGCTGCGATAATTCAGATCGAGATTTTTGAATTTCTCCATGTCGGGCGGAAAATTATTCATGATGTACATTTTTTTCTGCCACACGATATCGCGCGAACTGACACGTGGAGAGGTACAGATCCGCACGAATGACTTCAAAATCATGAGGTATGATATCATCGGCGCAATCTCATTCAAATAAGAACCCTTACGGCTGTTATCCCGATATCGAATTACATTtttttgaagttggtgcACACGTCATTTGCCACCGCAACCGGCCGCGTCTTTTACAAAGCAGAGTATGCGACCCCTGTACAGGGTTTGAGGGTTGGTAAGGTACTGTAAACTGTCAAACACCATCTGCGCTGAAGGAGATGACTGACCAACCCCTCGCTCCGTTTTAGTTGGACGTAGAATTACCAGTCCACAAGCTGAGATATTCGTCTTGGCTCGTTGTAAGAACCTAAATTATGCCAGCCCGGACAAAATGCTCCGCCCGCCGCCTCCCCTTCCTGTTCCGCGGCCACAGAGAAGACGGAGGCGTCATCAGGCTGCGTTCCTTGGCGGCAGGTATTGATAGGATGGAATGCCTTCGGGCGACTCTCCACTGGGAACAGCGGGGGATTTACGTTGAAACTTCGTGTAACTTCACCTGTGATGGACGACCATCGGCCAATGATAATCTTGACTCTTGTACGTTGGGAGTGACATGCTCTCAAGCCAAATCTTGGTACAAACCGATTGAGGAAGCAGAGTCCATCCAGCTTCGCTTTAACAAGACATGCAGGCTTTTTTGAAAATAACTATAGAATCCGTAGGTTAATCGTTGCAATAGTTCTCGCTGTTCGTTTGGTATA is a window of Pochonia chlamydosporia 170 chromosome 5, whole genome shotgun sequence DNA encoding:
- a CDS encoding heterokaryon incompatibility protein (HET) domain-containing protein is translated as MAQLRYCYERALNPTKSEIRLLSILPGPPSSDIECTIEIASLCHSLPYACLSYTWGEPGDVAVITLNSLPFTVTKSLLTALHHLRNDQDVV